One genomic segment of Streptosporangium album includes these proteins:
- a CDS encoding precorrin-2 C(20)-methyltransferase, which produces MNDDMVTGRLWGVGLGPGDPELVTVKAARLVGEADVIAFHSARHGRSIARSVAAPYLREGQIEEALIYPLTTETTDHPGGYQGAIDDFYAACAARLAAHLDAGRDVVVLCEGDPLFYGSYMHMHKRLSHRYVTEVVPGVTSVSGAAAVLGRPLVERDETLTVLPGTLPAEVLAERLAATDSAAILKLGRTFTKVRDALAEAGRLDEAWYVERATTGGQRLAPLAEVDPDSVPYFSLALIPSPVNAARAEPAREAEPAAVTGGPGEVVVVGLGPAGRPWLTPEAQDALAAADELIGYGPYLDRIPPNPRQRRHATDNRVEAERAAHALELAAAGSRVAVVSSGDPGVFAMASAVLEVACEPRFADVPVRVLPGLTAAHAVASRAGAPLGHDYCVLSLSDLLKPWEVVADRISAAARADLVLAIYNPASKSRTWQVAAARDLLLEHRAPQTPVVIGRDVGGAGETMTVTTLAELDPAMVDMRCLLLVGSSTTRTVKRGDGGQVVFTPRRYPA; this is translated from the coding sequence ATGAATGACGACATGGTGACCGGACGGCTCTGGGGAGTGGGGCTGGGGCCCGGGGACCCGGAGCTGGTGACCGTCAAGGCCGCCCGGCTCGTCGGCGAGGCGGACGTGATCGCCTTCCACAGCGCCCGTCACGGCCGGAGCATCGCCCGTTCGGTCGCCGCGCCGTACCTGCGTGAGGGCCAGATCGAGGAAGCCCTGATCTACCCGCTCACCACGGAGACCACCGACCATCCCGGCGGCTACCAGGGTGCCATCGACGACTTCTACGCCGCCTGCGCGGCCCGGCTGGCCGCTCATCTGGACGCCGGCCGCGACGTGGTGGTGCTGTGTGAGGGCGACCCGCTCTTCTACGGCTCGTACATGCACATGCACAAGCGCCTGTCCCACCGCTACGTCACCGAGGTGGTTCCCGGCGTGACCTCCGTGAGCGGCGCCGCGGCGGTGCTCGGACGGCCACTGGTCGAGCGGGACGAGACGCTGACCGTGCTGCCCGGGACGCTTCCGGCCGAGGTCCTGGCCGAACGCCTGGCCGCCACCGACTCGGCGGCGATCCTCAAGCTCGGCCGGACGTTCACCAAGGTGCGCGACGCGCTGGCCGAGGCCGGGCGGCTCGACGAGGCCTGGTACGTGGAGCGGGCCACCACCGGCGGGCAGCGGCTGGCGCCGCTCGCGGAGGTGGACCCGGACAGCGTGCCGTACTTCTCGCTGGCGCTGATCCCGAGCCCGGTCAACGCCGCGCGGGCGGAACCGGCGCGGGAGGCGGAGCCCGCGGCCGTGACCGGCGGCCCGGGCGAGGTGGTCGTGGTGGGTCTCGGCCCCGCCGGGCGGCCGTGGCTGACCCCGGAGGCCCAGGACGCGCTGGCCGCGGCCGACGAGCTCATCGGTTACGGCCCCTACCTGGACCGGATCCCACCGAACCCGCGCCAGCGCCGCCACGCCACGGACAACCGGGTCGAGGCCGAGCGGGCCGCGCACGCGTTGGAGCTGGCCGCGGCCGGGTCCCGGGTCGCCGTGGTCTCCTCGGGCGATCCGGGGGTGTTCGCGATGGCCAGCGCGGTGCTGGAGGTGGCGTGCGAGCCCCGGTTCGCCGACGTGCCGGTGCGGGTGCTGCCGGGGCTGACCGCCGCGCACGCGGTGGCGAGCCGGGCCGGCGCGCCGCTCGGGCACGACTACTGCGTGCTGTCGCTGTCGGACCTGCTCAAACCCTGGGAGGTCGTCGCGGACCGGATCAGCGCCGCCGCGCGGGCCGACCTGGTCCTGGCGATCTACAACCCCGCGTCGAAGAGCCGCACCTGGCAGGTGGCCGCCGCGCGGGACCTGCTCCTGGAGCACCGCGCGCCGCAGACGCCCGTGGTGATCGGCCGGGACGTCGGCGGGGCCGGGGAGACCATGACCGTCACCACCCTCGCCGAGCTCGACCCCGCCATGGTCGACATGCGCTGCCTGCTGCTTGTGGGCTCCTCCACCACCCGGACGGTCAAGCGGGGCGACGGCGGCCAGGTGGTGTTCACCCCCCGCCGCTACCCCGCGTGA
- a CDS encoding precorrin-8X methylmutase, with product MTDYVRDGAEIYRRSFATIRAESDLSGLPPDLAQVAVRMIHACGMVDLVADLGWSPGVVASARAALRGGAPVLCDAMMVASGVTRRRLPAGNEVICTLGEPGVPELAERLGTTRSAAALELWRDRLEGSVVAIGNAPTALFRLLEMVEEGAGRPAAVLGVPVGFIGAAESKQALAGHPAGLEHLVVHGRRGGSAMAAAAVNAIANEDE from the coding sequence GTGACCGACTACGTCCGCGACGGCGCGGAGATCTATCGCCGTTCCTTCGCCACCATCCGCGCCGAGAGCGATCTGAGCGGCCTGCCCCCGGACCTCGCCCAGGTGGCGGTCCGCATGATCCACGCCTGCGGGATGGTCGACCTGGTCGCCGACCTCGGGTGGTCGCCCGGCGTCGTGGCGTCGGCGCGGGCGGCCCTGCGCGGGGGCGCGCCGGTGTTGTGCGACGCGATGATGGTCGCCTCCGGGGTGACCCGCCGCCGCCTGCCCGCCGGCAACGAGGTGATCTGCACGCTGGGCGAGCCGGGCGTGCCGGAGCTTGCGGAACGGCTGGGCACCACCCGCAGCGCCGCCGCGCTGGAGCTGTGGCGCGACCGGCTGGAGGGCTCGGTGGTCGCGATCGGCAACGCGCCGACCGCGCTGTTCCGGCTGCTGGAGATGGTCGAGGAGGGCGCGGGCCGCCCGGCCGCCGTGCTGGGCGTCCCGGTCGGCTTCATCGGCGCCGCCGAGTCCAAGCAGGCCCTCGCCGGACACCCGGCGGGACTGGAACACCTGGTCGTGCACGGCCGCAGGGGTGGAAGTGCGATGGCCGCCGCCGCGGTCAACGCGATCGCGAATGAGGACGAATGA
- a CDS encoding precorrin-3B synthase — translation MHAAADGGLARIRVPGGRLTAPQLRGLAGAASAWGTGVIELTSRANVQVRGLGAGSAPAGRDGTAETSGRTGAADRFAARMAEAGLLPSPTHERVRNVLASPLTGCDAGGTLDAGPLVSELDRRLCARAALAGLPGRFLFALDDGRGDVAWLGPDAGILPTRADGAALILAGADSGLRVPVTSAVTALLAAAEAFLAEPAVREGRAWRIGELPGGAGRVAARVRATLETGAADPVRLRPPAERLRAGPPSAAGGPIGAVEQPDGRVALGVAVPLGRLTSAQAELLAALASGGEVRLTPWRGVVLPGLARAGLARTLTRLADAGLVTDAGSPWIGVTACTGRPGCAKSLADVRADAARATVSGPGIAPPVADSPRTGTLPVHWAGCERRCGRPRGRVADVVATGDGYRVDLDGRSLACADIEETTAVVTAARGET, via the coding sequence ATGCACGCCGCGGCCGACGGCGGGCTGGCGCGGATCCGGGTCCCCGGCGGCCGGCTGACGGCCCCCCAGCTGCGCGGACTCGCCGGCGCCGCGTCCGCTTGGGGGACCGGCGTCATCGAGCTGACCTCCCGCGCGAACGTCCAGGTGCGCGGGCTCGGCGCCGGGAGCGCACCGGCGGGCCGGGACGGAACAGCGGAGACCTCGGGGCGGACCGGGGCGGCGGACCGGTTCGCCGCGCGCATGGCGGAGGCCGGGCTGCTGCCGTCGCCCACCCACGAGCGGGTCCGTAACGTCCTCGCCTCGCCGCTGACCGGCTGCGACGCCGGAGGGACCCTGGACGCCGGCCCGCTGGTCTCCGAGCTGGACCGGCGGCTGTGCGCCCGGGCCGCCCTCGCCGGGCTGCCGGGACGTTTCCTGTTCGCCCTCGACGACGGCAGGGGCGACGTGGCCTGGCTCGGCCCCGACGCGGGAATCCTCCCGACCCGCGCGGACGGAGCGGCCCTGATCCTCGCGGGCGCCGACAGCGGCCTGCGCGTTCCGGTGACCTCGGCGGTCACCGCCCTGCTCGCCGCCGCCGAGGCGTTCCTGGCCGAACCGGCCGTGCGGGAAGGGCGCGCCTGGCGGATCGGCGAGCTGCCCGGCGGTGCCGGACGGGTCGCGGCCCGGGTCCGCGCCACCCTGGAGACCGGCGCCGCCGATCCGGTACGGCTACGCCCACCGGCGGAGCGGTTGCGGGCCGGTCCGCCCTCCGCGGCGGGCGGACCGATCGGGGCGGTCGAGCAGCCCGACGGCCGGGTGGCCCTCGGCGTCGCGGTGCCGCTGGGGCGGCTGACCTCCGCCCAGGCGGAGCTGCTGGCCGCTCTGGCGTCCGGCGGCGAGGTACGGCTGACGCCGTGGCGGGGGGTGGTCCTGCCCGGCCTGGCCCGTGCCGGGCTCGCGCGGACGCTCACCAGACTGGCGGACGCCGGCCTGGTCACCGATGCCGGCTCGCCGTGGATCGGCGTGACGGCCTGCACCGGGCGTCCCGGCTGCGCCAAGTCCCTGGCCGACGTGCGGGCCGACGCCGCCCGCGCCACGGTCTCGGGCCCCGGGATCGCCCCGCCTGTCGCGGACTCCCCGCGCACCGGTACGCTCCCCGTGCACTGGGCGGGCTGCGAGCGGCGCTGCGGCCGTCCCAGGGGACGGGTCGCGGACGTGGTCGCCACCGGCGACGGCTACCGTGTCGACCTCGACGGCCGGAGCCTGGCCTGTGCGGACATCGAAGAGACCACGGCCGTGGTGACGGCCGCCAGAGGGGAAACGTGA
- the cobN gene encoding cobaltochelatase subunit CobN — MILLLSTSDTDLLSARASGADYRPANPARLAAADLPPLLEGADLVVVRLLGGRRAWEEGLDALLAGPRPVVVLGGEQAPDAELMELSTVPGGVCAEAHAYLAHGGPANLVELHRFLSDTLLLTGHGFAAPAPTPGWGVLQREPRRADGPVVGVLYYRAHHVAGNTAFVEALCSAVEDAGGRALPVYCASLRSAEPGLLEVLRTVDALVVTVLAAGGTRPATASAGGDDEAWDVGALAELDVPILQGLCLTSSRASWEENDDGLSPLDAATQVAIPEFDGRIITVPFSFKEIDEDGLTVYVADPERARRVAGIAVRHAMLRHVPAGERRIALMLSAYPTKHSRIGNAVGLDTPASLVRLLAVMRERGYDIGAEGELPGVTGQDGDALIHALIAAGGQDEQWLTEEQLAGNPVRIAASRYTGWYGTLPADLRARMEEHWGPAPGELFVDRTHHPDGEIVLAALRAGNVVVMVQPPRGFGENPIAIYHDPDLPPSHHYLAAYRWLADGFGAHAVVHVGKHGNLEWLPGKSTGLSASCGPDAALGDLPLIYPFLVNDPGEGTQAKRRAHATLVDHLVPPMARADTYGDMARLEQLLDEHASIAAMDPAKLPAIRAQIWTLIQAARLDHDLGIGDRPHDAEFDDFLLHVDGWLCEVKDVQIRDGLHVLGAAPTGGTRVDLVLAMLRARQMWAGGEALPGLREALGLNEDGTAGRTGTDEAETLARALVEAMEERSWDPAAAAGAVAAVLGVDSARSSAPADAVTASETEPRPAAAADPGLVERILRFAATEIVPRLARTTDEIDAILHALDGGYVPAGPSGSPLRGLINVLPTGRNFYSVDPKAVPSRLAWETGQAMADSLLERYRADTGDWPRSVGLSVWGTSAMRTAGDDVAEVLALLGVRPVWDEASRRVTGLEPIPAGELGRPRVDVTVRISGFFRDAFPHVVAMLDDAVRLAAGLDEPVELNYVRAHVLADRESHGDERRATMRIFGSRPGAYGAGLLPLIDSRNWRDDADLAEVYAVWGGFAYGRGVDGVPARQDMESAYRRIAVAAKNVDTREHDIADSDDYFQYHGGMIATVRALTGKAPAAYVGDSTRPDAVRTRTLSEETSRIFRARVVNPRWLAAMRRHGYKGAFELAATVDYLFGYDATTGVVADWMYDRLAATYVLDPENQAFLTESNPWALHGIAERLLEAVERGMWEHPDPDVLRGLQEVYLKTEGDLEDGA, encoded by the coding sequence GTGATCCTCCTGCTGTCGACCTCCGACACCGACCTGCTCAGCGCCCGTGCGAGCGGGGCGGACTACCGGCCGGCCAACCCCGCCCGGCTCGCCGCCGCGGACCTGCCGCCCCTGCTGGAGGGCGCCGACCTGGTGGTGGTCCGGCTGCTGGGCGGGCGCCGCGCCTGGGAGGAGGGCCTGGACGCCCTGCTCGCCGGGCCCCGGCCCGTCGTCGTGCTCGGCGGCGAGCAGGCGCCCGACGCCGAGCTGATGGAGCTGTCCACCGTGCCCGGCGGGGTCTGCGCCGAGGCGCACGCCTACCTCGCCCACGGCGGTCCGGCCAACCTCGTCGAGCTGCACCGGTTCCTGTCCGACACCCTGCTGCTGACCGGGCACGGGTTCGCCGCCCCCGCCCCCACCCCCGGCTGGGGCGTGCTGCAGCGCGAGCCGCGCCGCGCGGACGGGCCGGTCGTCGGCGTGCTCTACTACCGGGCCCACCACGTCGCGGGCAACACCGCCTTCGTCGAGGCCCTCTGCTCGGCGGTCGAGGACGCGGGCGGCCGGGCACTGCCCGTCTACTGCGCCTCCCTGCGCAGCGCGGAGCCCGGCCTGCTGGAGGTCCTCCGTACGGTGGACGCCCTGGTGGTGACCGTGCTCGCGGCCGGCGGCACCCGCCCGGCCACCGCGTCCGCCGGCGGGGACGACGAGGCCTGGGACGTCGGCGCGCTCGCCGAGCTGGACGTGCCGATCCTGCAGGGTCTCTGCCTGACGAGCAGCCGGGCGTCCTGGGAGGAGAACGACGACGGCCTGTCCCCGCTCGACGCGGCCACCCAGGTCGCGATCCCCGAATTCGACGGCCGGATCATCACGGTGCCGTTCTCCTTCAAGGAGATCGACGAGGACGGGCTGACCGTCTACGTGGCCGACCCGGAGCGGGCCCGCCGGGTGGCGGGCATCGCCGTACGGCATGCCATGCTCCGGCACGTCCCGGCCGGCGAACGGCGGATCGCGCTGATGCTGTCGGCCTACCCCACCAAGCACTCCCGGATCGGCAACGCCGTCGGCCTGGACACCCCCGCGAGCCTGGTCAGGCTGCTGGCCGTGATGCGCGAGCGGGGCTATGACATCGGCGCCGAGGGAGAGCTGCCGGGCGTGACCGGGCAGGACGGCGACGCGCTGATCCACGCGCTGATCGCGGCGGGCGGCCAGGACGAGCAGTGGCTCACCGAGGAGCAGCTCGCCGGCAATCCGGTGCGCATCGCGGCGAGCCGGTACACCGGCTGGTACGGCACGCTGCCGGCGGACCTGCGCGCCCGGATGGAGGAGCACTGGGGGCCCGCGCCGGGCGAGCTGTTCGTCGACAGGACGCACCACCCGGACGGCGAGATCGTGCTGGCCGCGCTGCGCGCCGGGAACGTCGTGGTCATGGTGCAGCCGCCCAGAGGCTTCGGCGAGAACCCCATCGCGATCTACCACGACCCCGACCTGCCCCCCAGCCACCACTACCTGGCGGCCTACCGCTGGCTGGCCGACGGTTTCGGCGCGCACGCCGTGGTGCACGTGGGCAAGCACGGCAACCTGGAGTGGCTGCCCGGCAAGTCCACCGGGCTGTCGGCCTCCTGCGGACCCGACGCCGCGCTCGGCGACCTGCCGCTGATCTACCCGTTCCTGGTCAACGACCCCGGCGAGGGCACCCAGGCCAAGCGCCGCGCCCACGCCACCCTGGTCGACCACCTCGTCCCGCCGATGGCCCGCGCCGACACCTACGGGGACATGGCCCGGCTGGAGCAGTTGCTCGACGAGCACGCCTCCATCGCCGCGATGGACCCGGCGAAGCTCCCCGCGATCCGCGCCCAGATCTGGACCCTGATCCAGGCCGCCCGGCTCGACCACGACCTGGGCATCGGCGACCGGCCGCACGACGCCGAGTTCGACGACTTCCTGCTGCACGTCGACGGCTGGCTGTGCGAGGTCAAGGACGTCCAGATCCGCGACGGCCTGCACGTGCTGGGCGCCGCTCCGACCGGGGGGACCCGCGTCGACCTGGTGCTCGCGATGCTCCGCGCCCGTCAGATGTGGGCGGGCGGCGAGGCCCTTCCGGGACTGCGCGAAGCCCTGGGCCTGAACGAGGACGGCACGGCCGGCCGTACCGGCACCGACGAGGCGGAGACACTGGCACGGGCGCTGGTCGAGGCCATGGAGGAGCGGTCCTGGGATCCGGCGGCCGCCGCCGGTGCGGTCGCCGCGGTCCTGGGCGTCGATTCGGCCCGGTCCTCGGCTCCGGCTGATGCGGTCACCGCCTCCGAGACGGAGCCGAGGCCGGCCGCCGCGGCGGACCCCGGTCTGGTGGAGCGGATCCTGAGGTTCGCGGCCACCGAGATCGTGCCCCGGCTGGCGCGGACCACCGACGAGATCGACGCGATCCTGCACGCCCTCGACGGCGGCTACGTCCCGGCGGGGCCGAGCGGGTCGCCGCTGCGCGGCCTGATCAACGTGCTCCCCACCGGCCGCAACTTCTACTCGGTCGACCCCAAGGCGGTGCCGAGCAGGCTGGCCTGGGAGACCGGGCAGGCGATGGCCGACTCCCTCCTGGAACGCTACCGGGCCGACACCGGCGACTGGCCGCGCTCGGTCGGGCTGTCGGTGTGGGGGACCAGCGCCATGCGCACCGCCGGGGACGACGTGGCCGAGGTGCTCGCGCTGCTCGGCGTGCGGCCGGTGTGGGACGAGGCGTCGCGGCGGGTCACCGGGCTGGAGCCGATCCCGGCCGGGGAACTGGGGCGTCCGCGGGTGGACGTCACGGTCCGGATCAGCGGGTTCTTCCGGGACGCGTTCCCGCACGTGGTGGCCATGCTCGACGACGCGGTACGGCTGGCCGCCGGTCTGGACGAGCCTGTGGAGCTCAACTACGTCCGGGCGCACGTGCTGGCCGACAGGGAGAGCCACGGCGACGAGCGCCGGGCCACCATGCGGATCTTCGGGTCCCGGCCGGGGGCCTACGGCGCCGGGCTGCTGCCGCTCATCGACAGCCGCAACTGGCGCGACGACGCCGACCTCGCCGAGGTCTACGCGGTGTGGGGCGGTTTCGCCTACGGTCGCGGCGTCGACGGGGTCCCGGCTCGGCAGGACATGGAGAGCGCCTACCGGCGGATCGCGGTGGCGGCCAAGAACGTCGACACCCGCGAGCACGACATCGCCGACTCCGACGACTACTTCCAGTACCACGGCGGCATGATCGCCACCGTCCGCGCCCTCACCGGCAAGGCGCCGGCCGCCTACGTCGGCGACAGCACCCGTCCGGACGCGGTCCGCACCCGGACCCTCTCGGAGGAGACCTCCAGGATCTTCCGTGCCCGGGTGGTCAACCCCCGCTGGCTGGCCGCCATGCGCAGGCACGGTTACAAGGGCGCCTTCGAGCTGGCCGCCACCGTCGACTACCTGTTCGGCTACGACGCCACCACCGGCGTGGTCGCCGACTGGATGTACGACAGACTGGCCGCGACCTACGTGCTGGACCCGGAGAACCAGGCATTCCTGACCGAGTCCAACCCCTGGGCGCTGCACGGCATCGCCGAACGCCTGCTGGAGGCGGTGGAGCGGGGCATGTGGGAGCACCCCGACCCCGACGTCCTGCGCGGTCTCCAGGAGGTCTATCTCAAGACGGAGGGAGACCTCGAAGACGGCGCCTGA